One segment of Salvia splendens isolate huo1 chromosome 20, SspV2, whole genome shotgun sequence DNA contains the following:
- the LOC121781803 gene encoding cyclin-A1-4-like isoform X1 has product MACSAGVRRSTTSSLAKRHASAFASDNIGKPSSSAAAKKRPALSNVTNQRRGSGSFSSGRVSNPESAKIVPCTKKNVSIKKGSSVSSNGSSYGVFQPAAINSVKQNTVATGRSSSLVKRDVAIPKAVPDTVSYSMNLSLDKSDSFSISMDESMSTCDSLRSPDVEYVDNNDLAAMDSIERKASNMLCISEPMDIAEVICKRDVVTAMEAIDKIVDIDDNLEDPQLCATIACDIYKHLRASEAKKRPSASFMERVQKDINASMRAILIDWLIEVAEEYRLVPDTLYLTVNYIDRYLSGYVMDRQRLQLLGVACMMIASKYEEICAPQVEEFCYITDNTYVKEEVLQMESTVLNFLKFEMTAPTVKCFLRRFVRVAQEVTEAPAMQLECMANYAAELSLLEYSMLSFAPSLIAASSIFLARYILLPTKRPWNATLRHYTLYQPFELRDCVLALHGFCCNSNNSSLPAIREKYSQHKYKIVAKKCCPPSIPTEYFHNLIGKTTLGSWRIQSKARERRGSPLKKVMRNH; this is encoded by the exons ATGGCGTGTTCCGCGGGAGTGAGGAGGTCGACGACTTCGTCTCTGGCGAAGCGCCACGCTTCTGCTTTTGCTTCCGATAATATTGGCAAGCCGTCTTCGTCCGCCGCCGCGAAGAAGCGACCGGCGCTTTCCAACGTCACTAATCAGAGGCGTGGATCCGGTTCCTTCAGTTCCGGCCGGGTTTCCAACCCAGAATCGGCCAAAATT GTGCCATGTACCAAGAAAAATGTGAGCATAAAGAAAGGATCTTCGGTTTCCTCAAATGGAAGCTCCTATGGAGTTTTTCAGCCTGCGGCAATCAATTCTGTGAAACAGAACACGGTTGCTACGGGTAGATCTTCGTCTTTAGTCAAGAGGGATGTAGCCATTCCGAAGGCTGTTCCCGATACTGTCTCATACAGCATGAATTTGTCTTTGGACAAATCAGACTCATTCTCTATTTCAATGGATGAATCCATGTCCACTTGCGATTCTTTGAGAAGCCCTGATGTCGAGTATGTGGATAATAATGATCTAGCTGCAATGGATTCTATTGAGAGAAAGGCTTCAAACATGCTTTGCATCTCAGAACCCATGGATATAGCAG AGGTTATATGCAAGCGAGATGTGGTGACAGCAATGGAAGCCATTGACAAGATTGTCGACATTGATGATAATCTAGAAGACCCACAGCTCTGTGCAACCATTGCTTGTGATATATACAAGCACTTGAGAGCATCTGAG GCAAAGAAAAGGCCTTCTGCTAGCTTCATGGAGAGAGTGCAAAAGGATATCAATGCCAGCATGCGAGCAATTCTCATCGATTGGCTTATTGAG GTAGCTGAGGAATACAGACTTGTTCCTGACACATTGTacctgactgtgaactatattGATCGTTATCTCTCCGGATATGTAATGGACAGACAAAGATTGCAGCTGCTTGGTGTAGCTTGCATGATGATTGCATC GAAGTATGAAGAGATTTGTGCACCTCAGGTGGAGGAGTTCTGCTATATAACAGATAACACATATGTTAAGGAAGAGGTGCTGCAAATGGAATCTACAGTTTTGAATTTCTTGAAATTTGAAATGACCGCGCCAACGGTTAAATGTTTCTTGAG GAGGTTTGTTCGAGTTGCACAAGAGGTGACCGAGGCCCCTGCAATGCAATTGGAGTGCATGGCCAATTATGCCGCAGAGCTTTCTCTATTAGAGTACAGTATGTTGAGCTTTGCCCCATCTTTGATAGCAGCTTCATCGATTTTCTTGGCCAGATATATTCTCCTCCCTACTAAGAGGCCTTGG AATGCTACCTTGAGGCATTACACCCTCTACCAACCCTTTGAGTTACGCGACTGTGTGCTGGCGCTACACGGGTTTTGCTGCAACAGTAACAATTCAAGCCTGCCTGCAATTAGGGAGAAGTATAGCCAGCATAAG TACAAAATTGTGGCTAAGAAATGCTGCCCTCCATCAATACCAACAGAGTACTTCCATAAT TTAATAGGAAAAACGACATTGGGGTCTTGGCGGATACAATCAAAAGCGAGGGAGAGAAGGGGAAGCCCACTAAAGAAGGTGATGAGAAATCATTGA
- the LOC121781803 gene encoding cyclin-A1-4-like isoform X2, translating into MACSAGVRRSTTSSLAKRHASAFASDNIGKPSSSAAAKKRPALSNVTNQRRGSGSFSSGRVSNPESAKIVPCTKKNVSIKKGSSVSSNGSSYGVFQPAAINSVKQNTVATGRSSSLVKRDVAIPKAVPDTVSYSMNLSLDKSDSFSISMDESMSTCDSLRSPDVEYVDNNDLAAMDSIERKASNMLCISEPMDIAEVICKRDVVTAMEAIDKIVDIDDNLEDPQLCATIACDIYKHLRASEAKKRPSASFMERVQKDINASMRAILIDWLIEVAEEYRLVPDTLYLTVNYIDRYLSGYVMDRQRLQLLGVACMMIASKYEEICAPQVEEFCYITDNTYVKEEVLQMESTVLNFLKFEMTAPTVKCFLRRFVRVAQEVTEAPAMQLECMANYAAELSLLEYSMLSFAPSLIAASSIFLARYILLPTKRPWNATLRHYTLYQPFELRDCVLALHGFCCNSNNSSLPAIREKYSQHKYKIVAKKCCPPSIPTEYFHNVSSS; encoded by the exons ATGGCGTGTTCCGCGGGAGTGAGGAGGTCGACGACTTCGTCTCTGGCGAAGCGCCACGCTTCTGCTTTTGCTTCCGATAATATTGGCAAGCCGTCTTCGTCCGCCGCCGCGAAGAAGCGACCGGCGCTTTCCAACGTCACTAATCAGAGGCGTGGATCCGGTTCCTTCAGTTCCGGCCGGGTTTCCAACCCAGAATCGGCCAAAATT GTGCCATGTACCAAGAAAAATGTGAGCATAAAGAAAGGATCTTCGGTTTCCTCAAATGGAAGCTCCTATGGAGTTTTTCAGCCTGCGGCAATCAATTCTGTGAAACAGAACACGGTTGCTACGGGTAGATCTTCGTCTTTAGTCAAGAGGGATGTAGCCATTCCGAAGGCTGTTCCCGATACTGTCTCATACAGCATGAATTTGTCTTTGGACAAATCAGACTCATTCTCTATTTCAATGGATGAATCCATGTCCACTTGCGATTCTTTGAGAAGCCCTGATGTCGAGTATGTGGATAATAATGATCTAGCTGCAATGGATTCTATTGAGAGAAAGGCTTCAAACATGCTTTGCATCTCAGAACCCATGGATATAGCAG AGGTTATATGCAAGCGAGATGTGGTGACAGCAATGGAAGCCATTGACAAGATTGTCGACATTGATGATAATCTAGAAGACCCACAGCTCTGTGCAACCATTGCTTGTGATATATACAAGCACTTGAGAGCATCTGAG GCAAAGAAAAGGCCTTCTGCTAGCTTCATGGAGAGAGTGCAAAAGGATATCAATGCCAGCATGCGAGCAATTCTCATCGATTGGCTTATTGAG GTAGCTGAGGAATACAGACTTGTTCCTGACACATTGTacctgactgtgaactatattGATCGTTATCTCTCCGGATATGTAATGGACAGACAAAGATTGCAGCTGCTTGGTGTAGCTTGCATGATGATTGCATC GAAGTATGAAGAGATTTGTGCACCTCAGGTGGAGGAGTTCTGCTATATAACAGATAACACATATGTTAAGGAAGAGGTGCTGCAAATGGAATCTACAGTTTTGAATTTCTTGAAATTTGAAATGACCGCGCCAACGGTTAAATGTTTCTTGAG GAGGTTTGTTCGAGTTGCACAAGAGGTGACCGAGGCCCCTGCAATGCAATTGGAGTGCATGGCCAATTATGCCGCAGAGCTTTCTCTATTAGAGTACAGTATGTTGAGCTTTGCCCCATCTTTGATAGCAGCTTCATCGATTTTCTTGGCCAGATATATTCTCCTCCCTACTAAGAGGCCTTGG AATGCTACCTTGAGGCATTACACCCTCTACCAACCCTTTGAGTTACGCGACTGTGTGCTGGCGCTACACGGGTTTTGCTGCAACAGTAACAATTCAAGCCTGCCTGCAATTAGGGAGAAGTATAGCCAGCATAAG TACAAAATTGTGGCTAAGAAATGCTGCCCTCCATCAATACCAACAGAGTACTTCCATAATGTAAGCAGCAGCTAA